CTGGCCATTGGCTTCACTGTATTCACCATCACACTGGGCGCACGCGTCGTCAAGCGCGTCAAGCAGCCCGTCCACAACCTGCGAATCACCCATTCGCTGCTGATCTTCGCGCTCATCCTCTGCTTCGGGCTGGCGGCAGTCGCGAGCTTCATCGGCATCGCCGGAATCATCGGCGCATTCCTGGCGGGCGTGGCGCTCTCGGAGATCACCGACGGCACGCCGCTGCACCAGCAATCCGAGGCGTTGAGCGAATTTCTGACGCCCTTCTTTCTCGTCACCATCGGCATGAAGCTCGACCTGACGATCTTCCTTTCGCCGAGTGTTGTCCTGCTCACAGCGGTAATCGTTACGCTGGCTATCGCTTCTAAACTGATCGGCTGCGGCATCGGCGCTCTCGGCATGGGCAGGCGGCGCGCTTTGCAGGTGGGGGTGGGGATGATTCCGCGCGGTGAAGTCGGGATCGTCGTCGCGCAGATCGGCTTATCGCTGACCGGCAACCATGCGCTCTACGGTCTGGTTGTCGCGATGGCGGTGATTACGACGCTTGCCGCGCCGCCGCTGATTCGCCTGACCTTCAAAGGCGAGCCCGTGACGGCGCAAGGCGGCCAAGAGGTCAGCGAGTTACAACACGAGCTAAGATAGCCTAGGGTCAATCTATCACTCACCCGTCTGACGGCAATATGTAGCGCAATCTGTTAGCTTGCGCGAGTCGCTGCGCAAGCTAACAGATTGCGCTACACCCAATTGAAACCCGCTCTAAAGAATAAAAAAGAGGGCCGCATTACTGCGGCCCCCGGTTGATGCTTGTGCATCCGCGAGGAAGGTCTCAGCCTTCCTCGCGGCGCGAAGCGGTTAGTTAGTCGGGCAGGACTTGTTGCAGAAGAACGCTGATGAAGAGCCGCCGGAAGTACCCGGGTTCGTCACGACGATGTTCCCAGGCAACTGGCCGCAGATCTTCTTGACCACGCGAATCGTTCTGAAACTGGTGGTCGAGCCAGGCTCAAGCTCGATGAACTTGACCTTCTTGGGCGACACACCACCGATTGTTACGGTCGCATCTTGCTTGATGTTGGAACCAAAGATATCAAGGAAGAATTGACCGGTCGTGTTGCGACCGAGGTCGCAACCGTTGACCAGCGGAATGTCGGGCAGCGGCGGGCAGCCCGGCGTACCCGGCGGGCAGACCACCGGCGTAGTCGAGTTGCAG
This window of the Blastocatellia bacterium genome carries:
- a CDS encoding cation:proton antiporter — its product is MESFTRPAWLSATADHGNVLLALFIALLAAKLLAELFERLRQPAVVGEVLAGILIGPALLNWVQPTPVLDALAEIGVIFLLFTVGLETRPSDIFKVGTTALTSAILGVIVPFIAGWALLSLWPGYSRVEAIFMGAAMVATSVGITARVLSGLGLITAEASRVILAAAVIDDIIGLLVLAVVSSLAEGQVNYLHLALTAGLAIGFTVFTITLGARVVKRVKQPVHNLRITHSLLIFALILCFGLAAVASFIGIAGIIGAFLAGVALSEITDGTPLHQQSEALSEFLTPFFLVTIGMKLDLTIFLSPSVVLLTAVIVTLAIASKLIGCGIGALGMGRRRALQVGVGMIPRGEVGIVVAQIGLSLTGNHALYGLVVAMAVITTLAAPPLIRLTFKGEPVTAQGGQEVSELQHELR